One genomic segment of Bradyrhizobium diazoefficiens includes these proteins:
- the lpdA gene encoding dihydrolipoyl dehydrogenase, giving the protein MATYDLVVIGTGPGGYVCAVRASQLGMKVAVIEKNATLGGTCLNVGCMPSKALLHASEMFEEAGHSFAKMGVSVSAPKLDLPAMMNFKQQGIDGNVKGVEFLMKKNKIDVLKGTGKILGTGKVEVSADGKSQVVETRNIVIATGSDIARLKGIEIDEKRIVSSTGALSLDKVPGKLLIVGAGVIGLELGSVWHRLGADVVVVEFLDRILPGMDGEIARQFQRILEKQGFSFKLGAKVTAVDTSGKTLKATVEPAAGGTAETLEADVVLVCIGRVPYTDGLGLKEAGVALDNRGRVQIDPHFATSLRGVYAIGDVVAGPMLAHKAEDEGVAVAEIIAGQAGHVNYDVIPGVVYTTPEVSSVGKTEEELKQAGVAYTVGKFPFTANGRSKVNQTTDGFVKILADAKTDRVLGVHIVGIEAGEMIHEACVLMEFGGSAEDLARTCHAHPTRSEAIKEAALAVGKRAIHM; this is encoded by the coding sequence ATGGCTACCTACGATCTCGTCGTCATCGGCACCGGACCGGGCGGTTATGTCTGCGCGGTGCGCGCCAGCCAGCTCGGCATGAAGGTCGCCGTGATCGAAAAGAACGCCACGCTCGGCGGCACCTGCCTCAATGTCGGCTGCATGCCGTCCAAGGCGCTGCTGCACGCCTCCGAGATGTTCGAGGAAGCCGGGCACTCGTTCGCCAAGATGGGCGTCTCCGTTTCCGCGCCGAAGCTCGATCTGCCGGCGATGATGAACTTCAAGCAGCAGGGCATCGACGGCAACGTCAAGGGCGTCGAGTTCCTGATGAAGAAGAACAAGATCGACGTGCTCAAGGGTACCGGCAAGATTTTGGGCACCGGCAAGGTCGAAGTCTCCGCCGATGGCAAGTCGCAGGTCGTCGAGACCAGGAACATCGTGATCGCGACGGGCTCGGACATCGCGCGTCTCAAGGGCATCGAGATCGACGAAAAGCGCATCGTCTCCTCGACCGGCGCGCTGTCGCTGGACAAGGTGCCCGGCAAGCTCCTCATCGTCGGCGCCGGCGTGATCGGCCTCGAGCTCGGCTCGGTCTGGCATCGCTTGGGCGCCGACGTCGTCGTTGTCGAATTTTTGGACCGTATCCTGCCCGGCATGGATGGCGAGATCGCCAGGCAGTTCCAGCGTATTCTGGAAAAGCAGGGCTTTTCGTTCAAGCTCGGCGCCAAGGTCACGGCCGTCGATACCTCAGGCAAGACGCTGAAGGCGACGGTCGAGCCTGCCGCCGGTGGCACTGCCGAGACGCTGGAAGCCGACGTCGTGCTCGTCTGCATCGGCCGCGTGCCGTACACCGACGGTCTTGGCCTCAAGGAAGCCGGTGTCGCGCTCGACAATCGCGGCCGCGTCCAGATCGATCCGCATTTCGCCACCAGCCTTAGGGGCGTCTATGCCATCGGCGACGTCGTCGCCGGTCCCATGCTCGCGCACAAGGCCGAGGATGAAGGCGTGGCCGTTGCGGAGATCATCGCGGGCCAGGCCGGCCACGTGAACTACGACGTTATCCCAGGCGTCGTGTATACCACGCCGGAAGTGTCCTCCGTCGGCAAGACCGAGGAGGAGCTGAAGCAGGCGGGCGTCGCCTACACCGTCGGCAAGTTTCCCTTTACCGCCAACGGCCGTTCCAAGGTCAACCAGACCACTGATGGCTTTGTGAAGATTCTCGCAGATGCGAAGACCGATCGCGTGCTCGGCGTGCACATTGTCGGCATCGAGGCCGGCGAAATGATCCACGAAGCCTGCGTCCTCATGGAATTCGGCGGCAGTGCAGAAGATCTCGCCCGCACCTGCCACGCGCATCCGACCCGCTCCGAGGCCATTAAGGAAGCCGCGCTTGCGGTGGGCAAGCGGGCCATCCATATGTAG